From a region of the Narcine bancroftii isolate sNarBan1 chromosome 5, sNarBan1.hap1, whole genome shotgun sequence genome:
- the LOC138763328 gene encoding protein SSUH2 homolog isoform X1, with translation MVEACSIKQSVLGFGVRPIVTFPEMQINQASQKAIQEHHLQLTRASLIIQQRQTIEFIPITRIHYEWKGKEYSYFTCGVDNRVHAPDYPAKCCTIL, from the exons ATGGTTGAAGCCTGCAGCATTAAGCAGAGTGTCCTGGGATTTGGG GTCAGACCCATCGTCACATTTCCAGAAATGCAGATTAATCAAGCTTCCCAGAAAGCCATCCAAGAGCATCACCTCCAGCTGACAAGAGCTTCTCTCATTATCCAGCAG CGTCAGACAATTGAGTTCATTCCCATCACACGGATACAttatgagtggaaaggaaaagaatACAGTTACTTCACGTGTGGTGTGGACAACCGGGTGCATGCCCCTGACTATCCCGCCAAGTGCTGCACAATCCTGTAG